CGCGCGTCCCCCGGACGACGAGCTGCGCTTCGTCCAGCTGCCCAGCGCGGGTCGCCCACCACGGGTGCTCGAGCGAGCGCAGGCTCTGTGCCTCGACGTGCACGCCACAGAACCGCGTCCCATCCGGACGCCCCCCGGCCGCGTAGTAGAGCAAGAAATAATATCTGCCCTCCTCGGCGATCCAGGCCACGTCGGCGATGGGCCAGGTCGCGCTCGAGCTCCGCACCTGCCCCGGCCGCCCCTCGTTCGAGATCGCGAGGGCGTGCGTCGTGTACTGGGCGCCCGGCTGCGTGACCGACGCCTCCTGCCAGAAGAACGCGAACCCATCCGGGCGCGCCGCGATGGCGATCCCCACCGGCGCGCGATCCCGCGCCTCGGGTCGGCGCACCGTCACCTGCCGCGGCGCCCCGAGCCGCCCCTCGCGCACCGGGACGAAGACCGCCGAGAGCCCGCGCTCGCCGCCGAGCAGTCCCACGAGCACCCCCGCGCCGGACGCGTCCGACCAGGCCTGCACGTCCCGCCCCTCGTAGACGACCACCCGCTGCGCGCCCTCTCCCGGAGCGCCGGCCCGCAATGACACCCGCGCCTGCCCCCTCGGCCGCGTCTCGGTGATCACCTCCACCCGCGTCTCCCCCGCGAACCGGATCTCCCCGAACGCCTGCGCCTCCGCCCCGAGCGGCAGCAGCCAGAGCCCCAACACGAGCCATCGCATACCCTCCGGTGCCCACGACCGAGCGGTTCGTGACCACCTTTTCGATCCAAGCCCGAGTTCAGAAGTGCGGGTCGAAGACCGGCGCGATGCTCTCCACGCGCAGGAACTCGCTCTCGAGCTGGCGGGCGCGGGGGTGGCTGTCGGTGACGACGACGTACTCGAAGAGGCCGGAGCGCTCGATCTTCTCCAGCGCCCCCTCGGGCAAGAGCGCGTGGGTCGCGATCGCGATCATGCGCTCGGCGCCCGCGTCCCGGTACGCCTGGGCGGCCTGCACGAGCGAGCCGCCGGTCCGGATCATGTCGTCGTAGATCACGACCGCCCGCCCCTCGACCCGCGCGCTCGCGGCCATGACCTCGGTCGCGCTGCCGCTCATCCGGCGCTTGAAGACGAAGGCGGCGGTGACGCCCAGATCGTTCGCGAGCGACTCGACCCACTTCGCCCGCCCCGCGTCCGTGCAGGCCATGACGAAGTCCTCGCCTCCGAACTCGCGCGCCGCGCGACGGACGATGTCCTTCGCGTAGAGGTGCGCCGCGGTGATCTCGCCTTCGAAGTAGTGCGGGATGCCCTCGCTGTGGAGATCGAGGAGCAGGAGGCGGTTGCCGTAGCTCGCGGGCGGGATCGAGGAGAGCAGGCGCGCGCGGATCTTCGCGGTGACGATCTCCCCGGGCCGCGTGGCGCGCTCCATGGTGGAGTAGCCGAAGTACGGCACGACGAGGGTCAGCTTGCGCGCCCCGCCCGCGACGAGCCCGCTGGCGACGTCGTAGAGCTCCAGCGTCGCCGCGTCGTCGGTG
The sequence above is a segment of the Sandaracinaceae bacterium genome. Coding sequences within it:
- the prs gene encoding ribose-phosphate diphosphokinase, with the translated sequence MSDLLLFSTDAYAPLRDALLGEGRVRGTLARTDFPDGERMFRIAEDVEEREVVLFGGTTDDAATLELYDVASGLVAGGARKLTLVVPYFGYSTMERATRPGEIVTAKIRARLLSSIPPASYGNRLLLLDLHSEGIPHYFEGEITAAHLYAKDIVRRAAREFGGEDFVMACTDAGRAKWVESLANDLGVTAAFVFKRRMSGSATEVMAASARVEGRAVVIYDDMIRTGGSLVQAAQAYRDAGAERMIAIATHALLPEGALEKIERSGLFEYVVVTDSHPRARQLESEFLRVESIAPVFDPHF